A stretch of the Buchananella sp. 14KM1171 genome encodes the following:
- a CDS encoding amino acid ABC transporter ATP-binding/permease protein, translated as MSAHLHTPAAGAPAAERGGTPHSGPVGGEAGAAASSALQAPAYLSVWQLSRRLLQVARPVIAPLGISMLARLAQLLVGIAMFGLAGWQIAATAAGEAALSLPATLWWLVGLALAKALLRYLEQFAGHWVAFRSLALLRGYFFTSLEPQAPALTEAMDSGDLLSRVTKDVDRVEVFFAHTLAPLTTAVLVPVAVLTHLGMSTSWWVALALAPFLVLAGAVVPALGGRASEAAAVRIRRARGALSHQVTDSVQGVREVLAFGAQQRRLDQMASHEEQIGAGLRTAGGWVAARRGLNQALLGGAVVAMTGVAGHLWLAGELSAGQLGMAVGVALAAFAPVLAVEDFAVDLDQAWASARRIFEVTDRAPLVAQPDSPLELATGGAVDGGGSSEGDAAEGGGANGGAVGTAKGGAVGVRVRGVDFTHPALREALTAPAPTGKGDDVPPAAPSTGPGAAPAAQRPQVLHGVDLDIPAGKVTAIVGASGSGKSTLASLLTRTWDTDAGSVELVGANGQAVDVRRLDLARLREVVAYAPQRPHVFNMSVRENLRLAAPGASEEAVAAACSAAALDEWLATEPAGLDTKVGEMGERVSGGQRQRLALARTLLRAAPVTVLDEATSQLDAATEARVLDGITRATRGRTLVVIAHRISTVRYADQIVVMDRGRVVEVGRWDELMAKPDGALAALAARESAATGA; from the coding sequence ATGAGCGCTCACCTGCACACCCCTGCCGCCGGGGCACCTGCCGCCGAGCGGGGCGGTACCCCACACTCCGGTCCCGTCGGCGGGGAGGCGGGGGCGGCAGCGTCGTCCGCGTTGCAGGCCCCGGCATACCTGTCGGTGTGGCAGCTCTCGCGGCGCCTGCTGCAGGTGGCGCGGCCGGTGATCGCACCGCTGGGGATCTCCATGCTGGCGCGACTGGCGCAGCTGCTGGTGGGGATCGCGATGTTCGGCCTGGCCGGCTGGCAGATCGCCGCGACCGCAGCGGGTGAGGCGGCGCTGTCGCTGCCCGCCACGCTGTGGTGGCTGGTCGGGCTGGCGTTGGCCAAGGCGCTGCTGCGCTACCTGGAACAGTTCGCCGGGCACTGGGTGGCCTTCCGTTCGCTGGCGCTGCTGCGCGGCTACTTCTTCACTTCGCTGGAGCCGCAGGCCCCGGCGCTGACGGAGGCGATGGATTCGGGAGACCTGCTCTCTCGCGTCACCAAGGACGTGGACCGGGTGGAGGTGTTCTTTGCGCACACCCTGGCGCCGCTGACCACGGCGGTGCTGGTGCCGGTGGCGGTGTTGACGCACCTGGGGATGAGCACGTCGTGGTGGGTCGCACTGGCGTTGGCGCCGTTCCTGGTGCTGGCCGGCGCGGTGGTGCCCGCCCTGGGTGGGCGCGCCAGCGAGGCCGCGGCGGTGCGGATCAGGCGGGCGCGCGGGGCGCTGTCCCACCAGGTCACCGACTCGGTGCAGGGCGTGCGCGAGGTCCTGGCCTTTGGCGCCCAACAGCGCCGTCTGGACCAGATGGCGAGCCACGAGGAGCAGATCGGCGCCGGGCTGCGCACGGCGGGCGGCTGGGTGGCGGCCCGGCGCGGCCTGAACCAGGCGCTGCTGGGCGGGGCCGTGGTGGCTATGACGGGCGTGGCCGGGCACCTGTGGCTGGCCGGCGAGCTCAGCGCGGGGCAGCTGGGCATGGCGGTCGGCGTGGCGCTGGCGGCATTCGCGCCCGTGCTGGCCGTGGAGGACTTCGCGGTGGACCTGGACCAGGCGTGGGCAAGCGCCCGGCGCATCTTCGAGGTCACCGACCGCGCCCCGCTGGTGGCGCAGCCCGACTCCCCGCTGGAGCTGGCCACCGGCGGCGCGGTTGACGGTGGCGGCTCGTCCGAGGGCGACGCCGCTGAGGGCGGCGGCGCTAACGGCGGCGCGGTGGGCACTGCTAAAGGCGGCGCGGTGGGCGTGCGCGTGCGCGGCGTGGACTTCACCCACCCCGCTCTGCGTGAGGCGCTTACCGCCCCCGCGCCCACCGGCAAGGGGGACGACGTTCCGCCCGCCGCCCCAAGCACCGGGCCCGGTGCCGCTCCGGCCGCCCAGCGACCCCAGGTGTTGCACGGCGTGGACCTGGACATCCCGGCGGGGAAGGTGACAGCGATCGTGGGGGCGTCGGGCTCGGGTAAGTCCACGCTCGCCTCCCTGCTGACGCGCACGTGGGACACGGATGCGGGCAGCGTGGAGCTGGTGGGCGCTAACGGGCAGGCGGTGGATGTGCGCCGCCTGGACCTGGCCCGCCTACGCGAGGTGGTGGCCTACGCCCCGCAGCGGCCGCACGTGTTCAACATGAGCGTGCGGGAAAACCTGCGCCTGGCCGCGCCGGGGGCGTCGGAGGAGGCGGTGGCGGCCGCGTGCAGCGCCGCAGCCCTGGACGAATGGCTGGCCACCGAGCCGGCCGGCCTGGACACCAAGGTGGGCGAGATGGGCGAGCGCGTCTCGGGCGGGCAGCGCCAGCGCTTGGCGCTGGCGCGGACCCTGCTGCGCGCCGCCCCGGTCACCGTGCTGGATGAGGCCACCAGCCAGCTCGATGCCGCCACGGAGGCGCGCGTGCTGGACGGGATCACCCGGGCCACCCGGGGCCGCACCCTGGTGGTGATCGCGCACCGGATCTCCACGGTGAGGTACGCCGACCAGATCGTGGTCATGGATCGCGGCCGCGTTGTCGAGGTGGGCCGGTGGGACGAGCTCATGGCGAAGCCGGACGGCGCCCTGGCGGCGCTGGCCGCGCGGGAGTCGGCCGCCACGGGCGCCTGA
- a CDS encoding ABC transporter ATP-binding protein/permease: protein MRKTPVIALALGSSVALAGTYLAVGRGVDHLLARQSPAAPLALAAALAALSGLAAWAVVRLTTAAQAQVESQTRHELLRHLFSLGVTQRTRERAGRLVNTATDGVERYAVYRTIFLAPQIASLLTPLLVVAIVALAVDWVSAAILAVSIPIVPLSITLFQRAFKPVSKRYRASSRALAAQELDAIQGLSALVQMNASGKMAATLAAAAEEVRVRVMRYLAGNQLVLFIVDAVFSLGMITAATGLALWRYQSGAITAGQALALVLLSAIMLDPLDRIGQFFYLGMGGMAADREIKRIRAEQPASADSPGLTAPTTVPSPGTIEVDDVAFSWEKDVPVLRSASLEVGAGQSVVLTGESGAGKSTLSALLQGHRRPESGAIRVEGLDLREVPLDWLRSRLAVVEQTTYLFSGTLRENLALARPEASDEEMLSALRTARLGELLERLPAGLDTVVGERGLALSGGEAQRLAVARALLKDAPILLLDEPTAHVDLASEADLLAALAEVGKGRTTLTISHRAATIAAAQRVVELKDGALR, encoded by the coding sequence ATGCGAAAGACACCCGTGATCGCACTGGCATTGGGCTCCTCTGTGGCCCTGGCCGGCACCTACCTGGCCGTCGGGCGGGGCGTGGACCACCTGCTGGCGCGCCAGTCGCCCGCCGCACCCCTGGCGCTGGCCGCCGCGTTGGCGGCCTTGTCCGGACTGGCTGCATGGGCCGTCGTCCGCCTGACCACCGCCGCGCAGGCGCAGGTGGAGAGCCAGACCCGCCACGAGCTGCTGCGCCACCTGTTCTCCCTGGGCGTCACCCAGCGCACCCGGGAGCGTGCCGGGCGCCTGGTGAACACGGCCACCGACGGGGTGGAGCGCTACGCGGTCTACCGCACGATCTTCCTGGCCCCGCAGATCGCCTCCCTGCTCACCCCGCTCCTCGTGGTGGCGATCGTGGCGTTGGCAGTGGACTGGGTGAGCGCCGCGATCCTGGCCGTCTCCATCCCGATCGTCCCGCTCAGCATCACCCTGTTCCAGCGCGCCTTCAAGCCGGTCTCCAAGCGTTACCGGGCCTCCTCGCGCGCGCTGGCCGCCCAGGAGCTGGACGCCATCCAGGGCCTGTCCGCGTTGGTGCAGATGAACGCATCGGGCAAGATGGCAGCAACGCTGGCCGCCGCCGCGGAGGAGGTGCGCGTGCGCGTCATGCGCTACCTGGCGGGCAACCAGCTGGTGTTGTTCATCGTGGACGCCGTCTTCAGCCTGGGCATGATCACCGCCGCGACCGGCCTGGCGCTGTGGCGCTACCAGTCGGGCGCGATCACGGCCGGGCAGGCGTTGGCGCTGGTTTTGTTGAGCGCGATCATGCTGGACCCGCTGGACCGGATCGGCCAGTTCTTCTACCTGGGCATGGGCGGCATGGCGGCCGACCGCGAGATCAAGCGCATCCGCGCCGAGCAGCCCGCCTCCGCCGACTCCCCCGGCCTCACCGCCCCCACCACCGTGCCCTCCCCCGGCACCATCGAGGTGGACGACGTTGCCTTCAGCTGGGAAAAGGACGTGCCGGTTCTCCGCTCGGCCAGTCTGGAGGTCGGGGCCGGGCAGAGCGTCGTCCTCACTGGCGAATCGGGGGCGGGCAAGTCCACGCTCTCCGCCCTGCTGCAGGGCCACCGCCGCCCGGAGAGCGGCGCGATCCGCGTGGAGGGCCTGGACCTGCGGGAGGTTCCGCTGGATTGGCTGCGCTCGCGCCTGGCCGTGGTGGAGCAGACCACCTACCTGTTCTCCGGGACACTGCGGGAGAACCTGGCGCTGGCCCGCCCGGAGGCGAGCGACGAGGAGATGCTTTCCGCGCTGCGCACGGCCCGCCTGGGCGAGCTGCTGGAGCGCCTGCCCGCCGGCCTGGACACGGTGGTCGGCGAGCGCGGCCTGGCGCTGTCGGGCGGCGAGGCTCAGCGCCTGGCCGTGGCCCGCGCGCTGTTGAAGGACGCCCCGATCCTGCTGCTGGACGAGCCCACCGCCCACGTGGACCTGGCCAGCGAGGCCGACCTGCTGGCCGCCCTGGCCGAGGTTGGTAAGGGGCGCACCACCCTGACAATTTCCCACCGTGCCGCCACGATCGCTGCGGCGCAGCGCGTGGTGGAGCTGAAGGACGGAGCACTGCGATGA
- a CDS encoding glycosyltransferase → MNLADLKIAAIIPCYNEEAAIATVVADLRAAVPSMDIYVYDNNSTDRTSEVAREAGAIVRFEGRKGKGNVVRRAFADVDADVYLMIDGDDTYDAAAAPAMIELLVKENLDHVLGCREDDKDNSAFRPGHAQGNKAFNALVSWLFKEKVTDMLSGYRIFSRRFVKSFPALSREFEIETELTVHSMSLRIPQREYGVGFKDRPEGSESKLNTFRDGFKILGLIWRLLSHERPTLFYGLWATLFALASLGLGVPVIWEFAQTGLVPRLPTAVLSSGLGIISVLTGVVGVIQSGILKGRQEAIRLAYLCYKTPLG, encoded by the coding sequence GTGAACCTAGCCGACCTGAAGATCGCCGCGATCATCCCCTGCTACAACGAGGAGGCGGCCATCGCCACCGTAGTGGCAGACCTGCGCGCCGCCGTCCCCTCGATGGACATCTACGTTTACGACAACAACTCCACCGACCGCACCAGCGAGGTCGCGCGCGAGGCCGGCGCGATCGTGCGTTTCGAGGGCCGCAAGGGCAAGGGAAACGTGGTGCGCCGCGCCTTTGCCGACGTGGACGCCGACGTCTACCTGATGATCGACGGCGATGACACCTACGACGCTGCCGCAGCGCCCGCAATGATCGAGCTGCTGGTGAAGGAGAACCTGGACCACGTGCTCGGCTGCCGCGAGGACGACAAGGACAACTCCGCCTTCCGTCCGGGGCACGCGCAGGGCAACAAGGCGTTCAACGCGCTGGTGAGCTGGCTGTTCAAGGAGAAGGTGACGGACATGCTCTCCGGCTACCGCATCTTCTCGCGCCGTTTCGTGAAGTCCTTCCCGGCGCTGTCGCGCGAGTTCGAGATCGAGACGGAGCTGACCGTCCACTCCATGTCCCTGCGCATCCCGCAGCGCGAGTACGGGGTGGGCTTCAAGGACCGGCCCGAGGGCAGCGAGTCCAAGCTCAACACCTTCCGCGACGGCTTCAAGATCCTGGGACTGATCTGGCGCCTGCTCTCCCACGAGCGCCCCACCCTGTTCTACGGCCTGTGGGCCACCCTGTTCGCGCTGGCCAGCCTGGGCCTGGGCGTGCCCGTGATCTGGGAGTTCGCGCAGACCGGACTGGTGCCGCGCCTGCCCACCGCCGTGCTCTCCTCCGGGCTGGGAATCATCTCGGTGCTCACCGGCGTGGTCGGGGTGATCCAGTCCGGCATCCTGAAGGGACGCCAGGAGGCGATCCGCCTGGCCTACCTGTGCTACAAGACCCCGCTGGGCTGA